The nucleotide window CAACATCAATCTAGACTTCAGCTACGACGCCCTCCCAGGTCTAAACATCCGCTTACCATACGGCGAAGAGATATTCTCATTCTCCCGCGAGCGATTATTCCAGGAGTTATGCTGGCAGCACGAATTCGAATGGCTGTTGATCTGCCTCCAATCTCCTGGGGTTCTTTATCCCGAGTACATTCCCAAGGCTGACGGGAGAGAGTTTCGAAAGGTAATGGCTAGGTTTGAGCAGATTGTCGATGGTATGAAACGTGACTATGCTGAGATACAGAGAAATGCTGTGATTGAGATTGCTTTTGTGCCTGTGTGTAAGGGGCATTCGAGAACTGTGATGATGGAAGCTTGGTTGAAGCGAATGGCTGAATCGCGTGGCGCTGCTTTTTGATCGACATGAACTAGATGATAGACTTTATAGACATAGACCATTGCTTTTGGAGTATAGACCTACAGATGTATCGAGAATGGGCCAAAAGCGCATCGCACTGACTATGTGGCCGCTTTGACAAACTGCTCCTACGACCCAAGAAGTGAAAAAGAGTCTTCGTTTTGCTATCGATGTAGCCTCAACAGTACCCCCAAACTCAATGCAATGAGCCCGTTTCCGTCATTCGTGGTGGGAAACCTAAGAGGCGAGGGCAGCTATCTTGGACTGCTCTGTCATCGCATTCTACTCGTAGAAAACAACTAGATGCGCTCTTGAGATCGCTCTCCTTATCAGAGCAGCTGGAGAAATTGACAACGACAGTATGAACAAGACTACCGCCAGCGAAACACCCATAGCACTGAGGCTCTTGACAACATCCAAGCTCGAGATGCAAATGACCACACCATTCTATTCCGCTCTTTTGCTGTACATTCGTATCTGTCATACAGAGGTATCTCTTCACTATTACACCATGTTATACACTCGACCGATCGCAATCGCCTCTCTATTCCTTCTGCTCAGGCTCCCCCTCAAGAataaccttcttctcatcaaacagCTTCGCCAAATCACCATTCTGATGCATCGAGACCAGAATATCCGTTCCACCAATAAACTCCTTCGCGACGTAGAGCTGAGGAATCGTAGGCCAGTCGGAGTACTCCTTGATACCCTCACGCAGCTCAGGATCTTCGAGGACGTTGAAGGCAGCGAATTTATCGGGGTTGACGCCCTGCAGGCCGAGGATCTGGATGGCGGCGCGCGAAAAGCCGCACTGCGGTGTCTCGGGGGTTCCCTTCATGAAGAGCACGACGGGGGCGGAGGACACGGCCTTGTCGATTGCGGAG belongs to Fusarium musae strain F31 chromosome 9, whole genome shotgun sequence and includes:
- a CDS encoding hypothetical protein (EggNog:ENOG41); this encodes MNTNNASQQPQQSANEEYEHRHARESLEYREKSPSPTCQIPRSASPDPQPNINLDFSYDALPGLNIRLPYGEEIFSFSRERLFQELCWQHEFEWLLICLQSPGVLYPEYIPKADGREFRKVMARFEQIVDGMKRDYAEIQRNAVIEIAFVPVCKGHSRTVMMEAWLKRMAESRGAAF
- the GRX5 gene encoding monothiol glutaredoxin grx5 (EggNog:ENOG41), which produces MFARTVASSLRQAARPVAVRSTAPLFRTPISPLTPFQARLLSDQTRSAIDKAVSSAPVVLFMKGTPETPQCGFSRAAIQILGLQGVNPDKFAAFNVLEDPELREGIKEYSDWPTIPQLYVAKEFIGGTDILVSMHQNGDLAKLFDEKKVILEGEPEQKE